Proteins co-encoded in one Pararge aegeria chromosome 19, ilParAegt1.1, whole genome shotgun sequence genomic window:
- the LOC120632145 gene encoding nuclear pore complex protein Nup133: MEYNSSGGLRSPFSPRVRQSIGGRRPLGHGSAKKNQSKFMQSIEQQAGDVIYKTPLSTIETFGMPLPVLVTETLTFASGDVSVRMSPCGWCWIVAGRRVLAWPREMAVSPAAPTAARELTLPQTDLAHKADLVVLFYEEGAQMPSCIGVSPEGVVRYWASVGSEGAYADVSCELAGQECDRLTEASDGLLLATTTCTLVRITTSKEGRPSVVCQTMRPPSGWLGGIGRRVSLLFFGSMPAHADTRLVGVVALPASAPGSAEAEGECVALLAGGPLLQLWCGAELHEHHLRRPLCDAFARAHLAPQGDASGLEVAALDVHAHGARGLLLLLAAGYVARSPDTRYALAHVSVEQRSRVRVVSLCALPAPRDLEPPRCLPLGARPLLYASGYVACVSPAAPEKTEYVDVSAESDRILGAALCDGLPLLFSRKHGVLLLRAAEPGPRPSPSICESAMGSPCPSDMYDSNLSLYEIDPHEVGAASTDAVGKLKSAFLFHVRGDAGAAARVLGELFPRTEPHSDAPLDRSVLALAHDMLDDAPAGDPRWRLRTGAALGSSAALQAAAQLRDKQRAFALLLDFLRALGLWRRLGSVSREHEEGTVSTQYELCALAERLAAARALQRLHQEGAPLVDAALHRVAASAESDGEEAEVVAALRAGALSAADVVFRRVTRVRRVLRALALLPPPAHDARAAALHALHAVRALTTVLSEVHKCRAQGPPDGPPRPAPALGPRALLSALAQLHTRAVTAGLSVGLVKMGAKSIPLQPSTFIACSVSYSSKNIECLSCELNEMEWHCLVPRSECARACPDAALRAQLLEAAAALADLLLSEAEPLRQPPRTAHLYERLRADALLPYLQEGQAERAAVLAEKFKDFDLLIDMCVRRDDMPRLYAYIDKYADEGMAEQTFAWLASRGGAQHALLLRALGGGAGAGAGAGAGAGAGAGAGGRVEARLRAWLGAAPARLPLRALQRLCGGDARAAGDLYAALAQQETRCVARMATMASIAKLCLLAGAEPGRAEAWRAAEARLALAEQQHALPRELRLHHGLDEAHDGGRVLEPEELVQMYIDSASRSLTEYDYKKALDLTDFVQDMERRDELRLRVWCACIRRDDWSTCRVDAPADEMQDKMFFRLLDLVHLMGGDLELLLPPVEDILTAPELAELVSDPRFHFIIKYGYECVDATRNDIIETS; this comes from the exons ATGGAATATAACAGCAGCGGTGGTTTGCGGAGCCCATTTTCACCTCGAGTAAGACAGTCTATTGGAGGCCGCAGACCTTTAGGGCATGGTTCTGCTAAAAAAAATCAGAG CAAATTTATGCAGTCCATAGAGCAACAGGCTGGTGATGTGATTTACAAGACTCCTCTGAGCACCATTGAGACATTTGGGATGCCTCTACCCGTTTTGGTGACTGAAACACTTACCTTTG CTAGTGGTGATGTGAGTGTGCGCATGTCGCCTTGTGGTTGGTGCTGGATAGTGGCTGGGCGCAGAGTGCTGGCCTGGCCTAGAGAGATGGCAGTGTCTCCTGCCGCACCCACCGCAGCAAGGGAGCTGACTCTGCCGCAGACTGACTTGGCACACAAGGCTGACCTTGTTGTGCTGTTTTATGAGGAGGGTGCACAG ATGCCCTCCTGCATCGGCGTGTCGCCGGAGGGCGTGGTGCGCTACTGGGCGAGCGTGGGCTCGGAGGGCGCGTACGCGGACGTGTCGTGCGAGCTGGCGGGGCAGGAGTGCGACCGCCTCACCGAGGCGAGCGACGGCCTGCTGCTGGCCACCACCACCTGCACGCTCGTTAGGATTACCACCTCCAAAG AGGGGCGCCCCTCAGTGGTGTGTCAAACAATGCGGCCGCCCAGCGGTTGGCTGGGAGGCATCGGTCGACGGGTCTCCTTGCTATTCTTCGGATCTATGCCCGCTCATGCCGATACG CGGCTGGTGGGCGTGGTGGCGCTGCCCGCGAGCGCGCCGGGCAGCGCGGAGGCGGAGGGCGAGTGCGTGGCGCTGCTGGCGGGCGGGCCGCTGCTGCAGCTGTGGTGCGGCGCCGAGCTGCACGAGCACCACCTGCGCCGCCCGCTGTGCGACGCCTTCGCGCGCGCGCACCTGGCGCCGCAAG GCGACGCGAGCGGGCTGGAGGTGGCGGCGCTGGACGTGCACGCGCACGGCGCGCGCGGCCTGCTGCTGCTGCTGGCGGCCGGCTACGTGGCGCGCTCGCCCGACACGCGCTACGCGCTGG CGCACGTGAGCGTGGAGCAGCGCTCGCGCGTGCGCGTGGTGTCGCTGTGCGCGCTGCCCGCGCCGCGCGACCTGGAGCCGCCGCGCTGCCTGCCGCTGGGCGCGCGCCCGCTGCTCTACGCCTCCGGCTACGTGGCCTGCGTGTCGC CAGCGGCACCGGAGAAAACGGAGTACGTGGACGTGTCCGCGGAGTCGGACCGCATCTTGGGCGCGGCGCTCTGCGACGGCCTGCCGCTGCTGTTCAGCCGCAAGCACGGCGTGCTGCTGCTGCGCGCCGCCGAGCCGGGCCCGCGACCCTCCCC GTCGATCTGCGAAAGTGCGATGGGTTCTCCGTGCCCCTCCGACATGTACGACAGCAATCTCTCGCTCTACGAAATTGATCCGCACGAG GTGGGCGCCGCGAGCACGGACGCGGTGGGCAAGCTGAAGAGCGCGTTCCTGTTCCACGTGCGCGGCGACGCGGGCGCGGCGGCGCGCGTGCTGGGCGAGCTGTTCCCGCGCACGGAGCCGCACAGCGACGCGCCGCTCGACCGCTCCGTGCTGGCGCTGGCGCACGACATGCTGGACGACGCGCCCGCCGGCGACCCGCGCTGGCGCCTGCGCACCGGCGCGGCGCTGGGCAGCTCGGCCGCGCTGCAGGCGGCGGCGCAGCTGCGCGACAAGCAGCGCGCCTTCGCGCTGCTGCTCGACTTCCTGCGCGCGCTCGGCCTGTGGCGCCGGCTGGGCAGCGTCAGCCGGG AGCACGAGGAGGGCACGGTCAGCACGCAGTACGAGCTGTGCGCGCTGGCCGAGCGCCTGGCGGCCGCGCGCGCGCTGCAACGCCTGCACCAGGAGGGCGCGCCGCTCGTGGACGCCGCGCTGCACCGG GTGGCCGCGAGCGCCGAGAGCGACGGCGAGGAGGCGGAGGTGGTGGCGGCGCTGCGCGCGGGCGCGCTGTCGGCGGCCGACGTGGTGTTCCGGCGCGTGACGCGTGTGCGCCGCGTGCTGCGCGCGCTGGCGCTGCTGCCGCCGCCCGCGCACGACGCGCGCGCCGCCGCGCTGCACGCGCTGCACGCCGTGCGCGCGCTCACG ACGGTGCTGAGCGAGGTGCACAAGTGCCGCGCGCAGGGCCCGCCGGACGGCCCGCCGCGCCCCGCGCCCGCGCTGGGCCCGCGCGCGCTGCTGTCCGCGCTGGCGCAGCTGCACACGCGCGCCGTCAC GGCAGGTCTGTCGGTTGGTTTAGTAAAGATGGGTGCGAAATCTATTCCACTTCAACCATCTACTTTTATAGCGTGCTCAGTGTCATATAGCTCCAAAAATATCGAATGTCTCTCGTGCGAACTGAATGAAATGGAATGGCATTGCCTGGTCCCGCGCAGCGAGTGCGCGCGCGCGTGCCCGGACGCGGCGCTGCGCGCGCAGCTGCTGGAGGCGGCGGCGGCGCTGGCCGACCTGCTGCTGAGCGAGGCGGAGCCGCTGCGCCAGCCGCCGCGCACCGCGCACTTGTACGAGCGCCTGCGCGCCGACGCGCTGCTGCCCTACC TGCAGGAAGGCCAGGCCGAACGCGCCGCGGTGCTGGCGGAGAAGTTCAAGGACTTCGATCTGTTGATCGACATGTGCGTGCGGCGCGACGACATGCCGCGCCTCTACGCGTACATCGACAAGTACGCCGACGAG GGCATGGCGGAGCAGACGTTCGCGTGGCTGGCGTCGCGCGGCGGCGCCCAGCACGCCCTGCTGCTGCGCGCGCTGGGCGggggcgcgggcgcgggcgcgggcgcgggtgCTGGCGCGGgtgcgggcgcgggcgcgggcgggCGCGTGGAGGCGCGGCTGCGCGCGTGGCTGGGCGCGGCGCCGGCGCGCCTGCCGCTGCGCGCGCTGCAGCGGCTGTGCGGCGGCGACGCGCGCGCGGCCGGCGACCTGTACGCCGCGCTGGCGCAGCAGGAGACGCGCTGCGTGGCGCGCATGGCG ACGATGGCTTCGATAGCCAAGCTGTGCCTGCTGGCCGGCGCCGAGCCGGGCCGGGCCGAGGCGTGGCGCGCGGCCGAGGCGCGCCTGGCGCTGGCGGAGCAGCAGCACGCGTTGCCGCGCGAGCTGCGCCTGCACCACGGCCTGGACGAGGCGCACGACGGCGGCCGGGTGCTCGAGCCGGAGGAGCTGGTGCAG ATGTACATCGACTCGGCTAGCCGCTCGCTCACTGAATACGACTACAAGAAGGCTTTGGACCTCACCGACTTCGTGCAGGACATGGAACGGCGGGACGAGTTGCGGCTGAGG GTGTGGTGCGCGTGCATCCGGCGCGACGACTGGTCCACGTGCCGCGTGGACGCGCCGGCCGACGAGATGCAGGACAAGATGTTCTTCCGCCTGCTCGACCTGGTGCACCTCATGG GCGGCGACCTTGAATTGCTGCTACCCCCAGTGGAGGACATCCTAACGGCACCGGAGCTAGCAGAACTGGTCTCCGACCCTCGGTTCCACTTCATCATCAAGTACGGCTACGAGTGTGTTGACGCCACCAGAAACGACATCATTGAGACCTCGTAA